One window of Mesorhizobium sp. PAMC28654 genomic DNA carries:
- a CDS encoding LacI family DNA-binding transcriptional regulator, which translates to MSKPTFADIARRAGVGTATVERVLNGRGGVRPETVEKVVAAARTLDYPRRLPDAHRGIIRIEVILVRPDSTFFSRLSRAFERIAATLDRTIAVHRTFLDEGDAQAVARRIREPGARRGGLILAVPDHPSICAALAEVEAQGLPTVQIVTRIAGSKADYVGIDNYAAGRMAAHLMRGMQQRPGSIAALCHSQIYQVHRDRIRGFSDYLAEHPREDLTFTELLFGHDDGRRSADLLDETLRRRPDLVGFYNAGGGNGSLNQLLRRHPRSRDIFFVGHELTERSTAALREGTMDVVLDQAPEAQARRSIDLVLARLGLHDLPIENPPIRFVTFTAENL; encoded by the coding sequence ATCTCCAAGCCGACCTTTGCCGACATCGCTCGCCGCGCCGGAGTTGGCACGGCTACGGTCGAACGCGTCCTCAACGGCAGGGGCGGCGTCAGGCCCGAAACCGTGGAAAAGGTGGTGGCGGCGGCGCGAACGCTCGACTATCCCCGCCGGCTGCCCGACGCGCATCGAGGGATCATCCGGATCGAGGTCATCCTGGTTCGCCCGGACTCGACCTTCTTCTCCCGTCTCTCCCGCGCCTTCGAGCGCATCGCCGCGACCCTGGACCGGACCATTGCGGTGCACAGGACGTTCCTCGACGAGGGAGATGCCCAGGCCGTCGCGCGGCGGATCCGCGAGCCGGGCGCGCGCCGGGGCGGCCTGATCCTCGCGGTTCCAGACCATCCGTCGATCTGCGCGGCACTTGCCGAAGTCGAGGCCCAGGGCCTTCCCACGGTGCAGATCGTGACCCGGATCGCCGGTTCGAAGGCCGATTATGTCGGCATCGACAATTACGCCGCCGGGCGCATGGCGGCGCATCTGATGCGCGGCATGCAGCAGCGGCCGGGCAGCATTGCCGCCTTGTGCCACAGCCAGATCTACCAGGTGCACCGCGACCGCATTCGCGGCTTTTCCGACTATCTCGCCGAGCATCCGCGTGAGGACCTCACTTTCACCGAACTGCTGTTTGGCCATGATGACGGACGCCGAAGCGCTGATCTTCTCGATGAGACGCTGCGGCGGCGGCCCGATCTCGTCGGCTTCTACAATGCCGGCGGCGGCAATGGGTCGCTCAACCAGCTTCTGCGGCGTCATCCGCGCAGCCGCGACATCTTCTTCGTCGGCCATGAACTGACCGAGCGCAGCACCGCCGCGCTGCGCGAGGGGACAATGGACGTCGTGCTCGACCAGGCGCCCGAGGCGCAGGCGCGCCGTTCGATCGATCTGGTCCTGGCGCGGCTGGGCTTGCATGACCTGCCCATCGAGAACCCACCGATACGCTTCGTCACCTTCACGGCCGAGAATCTCTGA
- the dinB gene encoding DNA polymerase IV, which yields METTATVLHADLDAFYASVEQLLDPSLRGKPIAVGGGVVLAASYEARAFGVRGGMPGRKARELCPRMIFVGGNFSEYQRLGDAAIKVLDDFTPLVERISIDEAFADVAGCTHLFGPPAEIATTIRRRVRDELGLPISIGVARTKHLAKIASQVAKPDGLVVVDPGTELEFLHELPVGLMWGVGPVTRARLAEIGVETIGQLAKTHSGALQRLLGPAAGEKLAALAWNRDPRKLETHRRARSAGAQSALGSKPAVESVFVPTLLHLADRVASRLRAKARPGRTVTVRVRFADLSAVTRSITLDQPISATAMLAEIAEDLVRGVLAAHPRERTISLLAISVSHLEESAELQLELPLGLGDERRRPGTKQGLARFGADLAIDKIRERFGKQAVGYGTVALEAARSVPDAFRELAEKEL from the coding sequence ATGGAAACGACAGCCACCGTCCTGCACGCCGATCTCGACGCCTTCTATGCCTCGGTCGAGCAGTTGCTCGACCCGTCACTCAGGGGCAAGCCGATCGCCGTCGGCGGCGGGGTGGTGCTCGCCGCCTCCTATGAGGCCAGGGCCTTTGGTGTGCGCGGCGGCATGCCGGGGCGCAAGGCGCGCGAGCTTTGCCCGCGAATGATCTTCGTCGGCGGCAATTTCAGCGAATACCAGCGGCTGGGCGACGCCGCCATAAAGGTGCTCGACGATTTCACACCGCTGGTCGAGCGCATCTCCATCGACGAGGCCTTTGCCGATGTCGCCGGCTGCACCCATCTGTTCGGTCCGCCGGCCGAGATCGCCACCACCATTCGCCGCCGCGTACGCGACGAGCTCGGCCTGCCGATCTCGATCGGCGTCGCCCGCACCAAGCATCTCGCCAAGATCGCCTCGCAAGTGGCAAAACCCGACGGGTTGGTGGTCGTCGATCCCGGCACCGAGCTTGAATTCCTTCACGAATTGCCGGTCGGGCTGATGTGGGGCGTGGGCCCGGTGACCAGGGCCAGGCTCGCCGAAATCGGCGTCGAGACCATCGGCCAGTTGGCCAAGACGCACAGCGGCGCGCTGCAGCGCCTGCTCGGTCCGGCCGCTGGCGAAAAGCTCGCGGCACTTGCCTGGAATCGTGACCCGCGAAAGCTTGAGACGCATCGCCGCGCGCGCTCGGCCGGCGCCCAGTCGGCGCTGGGCAGCAAGCCGGCCGTGGAGAGCGTCTTTGTGCCGACGCTGCTGCATCTGGCCGACCGCGTCGCCAGCCGGCTGCGCGCCAAGGCGCGGCCCGGCCGCACGGTCACGGTGCGCGTGCGCTTCGCCGATCTCAGCGCCGTCACCCGCTCGATCACGCTGGACCAGCCGATTTCGGCAACCGCCATGCTGGCCGAGATCGCCGAGGATCTGGTGCGCGGCGTGCTCGCCGCCCATCCCCGCGAAAGGACGATTTCGCTCCTGGCGATTTCCGTCTCGCATCTGGAGGAAAGTGCCGAACTGCAACTGGAATTGCCGCTCGGTCTTGGCGACGAAAGGCGAAGGCCGGGCACTAAACAAGGCCTCGCGCGCTTCGGCGCCGACCTCGCCATCGACAAGATCCGCGAACGCTTCGGCAAGCAGGCCGTCGGCTACGGCACGGTGGCGCTGGAAGCCGCACGATCGGTCCCCGACGCATTCAGGGAACTGGCGGAGAAGGAACTGTGA
- a CDS encoding MFS transporter, with protein MARPVVMIGAVMLGLALVLASRAGSLLSFQLTYGVLVGLAASSFFAPMIALTTGWFDTNRGLAVSLVSAGMGVAPMTISPFARWLISAYDWRTAMFDIGVMAWVLLIPVMFLVRQPPKPVTDAADPEPVAEGADMSVGQALRSPQFIILGLTFFACCAAHSGPIFHMVSYAMLCGVAPMAAVTIYSVEGLAGLGGRLLYGVLADRLGVKPVLVAGLAIQAVVIAAYLGVRQLEHFYMLAVIFGATYGGVMPLYAVLAREYFGQRILGTVFGAATMLSSLGMAFGPLAGGMVFDAYASYSWLFIGSAIIGLGAAGIAIAFPPLPRRELQPA; from the coding sequence TTGGCGCGCCCCGTCGTCATGATCGGCGCGGTCATGCTCGGGCTGGCGCTGGTGCTGGCAAGCCGGGCCGGCTCGCTGCTGTCGTTTCAGCTCACCTATGGCGTGCTGGTTGGTCTTGCCGCGAGTTCCTTCTTCGCGCCGATGATCGCGCTGACCACCGGCTGGTTCGACACCAACCGCGGCCTCGCCGTGTCGCTGGTCTCGGCCGGCATGGGTGTCGCGCCTATGACCATCTCGCCCTTCGCGCGCTGGCTGATCTCGGCCTATGACTGGCGCACCGCCATGTTCGACATCGGCGTGATGGCCTGGGTGCTGCTGATACCGGTGATGTTTCTGGTGCGTCAGCCGCCCAAGCCTGTCACTGACGCCGCCGACCCGGAGCCGGTCGCCGAGGGGGCTGATATGTCGGTGGGGCAGGCGTTGCGCTCGCCGCAATTCATCATTCTGGGCCTCACCTTTTTTGCCTGCTGCGCCGCGCATTCGGGGCCGATCTTCCACATGGTCAGCTATGCCATGCTGTGCGGGGTGGCGCCCATGGCGGCTGTTACGATCTATAGCGTCGAGGGCCTGGCGGGGCTGGGAGGCCGGCTGCTCTACGGCGTGCTCGCCGACCGGCTGGGCGTCAAGCCGGTGCTGGTCGCCGGTCTGGCCATACAGGCCGTGGTCATCGCCGCCTATCTTGGCGTGCGCCAGCTCGAGCATTTCTACATGCTGGCCGTCATCTTCGGCGCCACCTATGGCGGCGTGATGCCGCTCTACGCGGTGCTGGCGCGCGAGTATTTCGGGCAGCGCATCCTCGGCACGGTGTTTGGCGCGGCGACCATGCTGTCCAGCCTCGGCATGGCCTTCGGGCCGCTCGCCGGCGGCATGGTGTTCGATGCCTATGCCAGCTATTCTTGGCTGTTCATCGGCTCGGCCATCATCGGGCTGGGCGCGGCGGGCATTGCGATTGCCTTCCCGCCACTGCCGCGCCGGGAGTTGCAGCCGGCGTAG
- a CDS encoding YybH family protein, with the protein MSDHELKQLIEAADRAITAEDFEALMGFYAEDATLVVKPGLNATGKAQIHRAFVAIADHFNHQIKVRQGAMKVIEGGDSALVIMETVLDTVDAHGIQGSIVRRATYVFRKDAHGKWLCVIDNSYGTALLDA; encoded by the coding sequence ATGTCAGATCATGAATTGAAACAGCTTATCGAAGCCGCCGATCGAGCGATCACGGCTGAAGATTTCGAGGCGTTGATGGGCTTCTACGCCGAAGACGCAACGCTGGTTGTGAAGCCGGGACTCAACGCGACGGGCAAGGCGCAAATCCACAGGGCTTTCGTGGCAATCGCCGATCACTTCAATCACCAGATCAAGGTCAGGCAGGGCGCCATGAAGGTGATCGAGGGCGGCGACTCCGCCCTTGTCATCATGGAGACCGTCCTGGACACGGTCGATGCCCACGGCATCCAGGGCTCCATCGTGAGACGGGCGACCTATGTTTTCCGCAAGGATGCCCACGGAAAATGGCTTTGCGTCATCGACAATTCCTACGGCACCGCCCTGCTCGACGCATAG
- a CDS encoding 3-methyl-2-oxobutanoate hydroxymethyltransferase, whose product MTRRLTVYDLKSLKGRRKWLQLHVDTPAEAAAAVACDIAILSCEPDHNLEAIRAMAPHAFVSVGMPHGAVASPDEAVRLGFAIMRRGADAVYCSHSPRFIEAMAAEGIPVTGHVGLVPNLATWTNFRAIGKTAEEALRVLRAVKDLENAGAACVEVEVVPVRLADHITSATPMITMGMGCGSACDTQYLFSSDVLGTHSGHYPRHSRRYADFIALEAELQSKRIAAFRAFAGEVADGSYPAAEHRVDMDDAAFDRLLTLSQSL is encoded by the coding sequence TTGACAAGACGGCTGACCGTATATGACCTGAAGAGCCTGAAGGGCCGCCGCAAATGGCTGCAGCTTCACGTCGACACGCCGGCCGAGGCAGCGGCCGCGGTCGCTTGCGACATCGCCATCCTGTCCTGCGAACCCGACCACAATCTCGAAGCCATCCGCGCCATGGCGCCCCATGCCTTCGTCTCCGTCGGCATGCCGCACGGCGCGGTTGCTTCGCCTGACGAGGCGGTGCGGCTCGGCTTCGCCATCATGCGGCGCGGCGCCGACGCTGTTTATTGCTCGCATTCGCCGCGCTTCATCGAGGCGATGGCGGCCGAAGGCATTCCGGTGACCGGCCATGTCGGCCTGGTGCCGAACCTCGCGACCTGGACGAATTTCCGCGCCATCGGCAAGACCGCCGAGGAGGCGCTGAGGGTGCTGCGCGCGGTGAAGGATCTGGAGAATGCGGGGGCCGCCTGCGTCGAGGTGGAGGTCGTGCCGGTCCGGCTCGCCGACCACATCACCAGCGCCACGCCGATGATCACCATGGGCATGGGCTGCGGCTCGGCCTGCGATACGCAATATCTGTTTTCCAGCGACGTGCTTGGCACGCATTCCGGTCATTACCCCCGCCATTCCAGGCGCTATGCCGACTTCATCGCGCTGGAAGCCGAACTGCAGTCAAAGCGGATCGCGGCGTTCCGCGCCTTCGCGGGCGAGGTGGCTGACGGCAGCTATCCCGCAGCGGAGCACCGGGTCGACATGGACGATGCCGCCTTCGATCGCTTGCTGACCCTTTCCCAGTCCCTGTGA
- a CDS encoding winged helix-turn-helix transcriptional regulator → MSTTGKSGCPINLTLELLGDRWTLLIIRDLVFAGKKHFRELLQSDEGISSRTLAERLQTLQDEGIITRSSDPSHKLKAIYRLTEAGIDLLPVLATLGAWGARHRKADADLADVANELAAGGEPALEAMKARLHTEHIVQVQD, encoded by the coding sequence ATGTCGACCACGGGAAAATCCGGCTGTCCCATCAACCTGACGCTTGAATTGCTCGGCGACCGCTGGACGCTGCTGATCATCCGCGACCTGGTTTTCGCGGGAAAGAAGCACTTCCGGGAGCTCCTGCAATCCGACGAAGGCATCTCCTCGCGCACGCTGGCCGAGCGGCTGCAGACCTTGCAGGACGAAGGCATCATCACCCGAAGCAGCGATCCCAGCCACAAGCTCAAGGCGATCTACCGACTGACAGAAGCCGGGATAGACCTGCTGCCGGTGCTGGCGACGTTGGGCGCCTGGGGAGCCAGGCACCGCAAGGCCGACGCCGATCTGGCTGATGTCGCCAATGAGCTTGCGGCTGGCGGCGAGCCGGCGCTGGAAGCCATGAAGGCAAGGCTACACACAGAGCATATTGTCCAGGTTCAGGACTGA
- a CDS encoding dihydrofolate reductase family protein: MRKLILQMQMSVDGFVGAHADHDWQLWNWGGDCPWDDALKQDFNAVFGGIDTILLSRKMAEEGYLTHWGKAAKNYRADSFYAFAQRIVDASKVVPTDRLKASRWERTTVVSGNLPDEVKVLKAGALKAAGQGDIAVFGGAGFASALIAAGLVDEFQLFINPAVLGDGLRIFDASSFSKLGLLGSKAYACGMVVNRYAPVV; encoded by the coding sequence ATGAGAAAGCTCATCCTGCAGATGCAGATGTCGGTCGACGGCTTTGTCGGCGCCCATGCCGATCATGACTGGCAGCTCTGGAACTGGGGCGGCGATTGCCCGTGGGACGATGCGTTGAAGCAGGATTTCAACGCCGTGTTCGGCGGCATCGACACCATATTGCTCAGCCGCAAGATGGCGGAGGAGGGGTACCTGACCCATTGGGGCAAGGCCGCCAAGAATTATCGAGCAGACAGCTTCTATGCATTCGCGCAACGCATCGTCGATGCAAGCAAGGTGGTGCCAACAGACAGGCTCAAGGCATCGCGGTGGGAACGAACGACGGTTGTCAGCGGAAACCTGCCGGATGAGGTCAAGGTGCTGAAAGCCGGGGCGCTGAAGGCCGCCGGGCAGGGAGACATCGCCGTCTTCGGCGGCGCGGGCTTTGCATCGGCGCTGATCGCCGCCGGGCTCGTGGACGAGTTCCAGCTGTTCATCAATCCGGCGGTGCTTGGCGACGGCCTCCGGATATTCGACGCCAGCAGTTTCTCGAAACTGGGTCTGCTCGGCTCGAAGGCCTATGCCTGCGGCATGGTGGTGAACCGCTACGCGCCGGTCGTGTGA